One segment of Cyprinus carpio isolate SPL01 chromosome A17, ASM1834038v1, whole genome shotgun sequence DNA contains the following:
- the LOC109107969 gene encoding ena/VASP-like protein isoform X6 has translation MLGPEFSPGPIRRISSTVIKLSWPGAHRQNGAVTDDAEAQRRQMMDQHQMQMERERRTSGSAVSTLQFKVSASASQSETTLHDLRQYRANTLPHSYAHLNPTQPSSHTSSSSQERESGYRTVDSPRRKAQQLSQLSTSLASAFSPVQPGITPSPRNAKQIPLSPPTTHQDPKHATWSSTHMYAPLPTASPPVIMAVPVKQPALPVALPLPPLNNGPTGGSKAPANTSHLEPVTHHLQSSSGPAEEYCLYQNPPTLATSGAPSHPHYPILESSPLPPLIGQPVQVPALHQQQLYQATPPFNTTATSHTTLCEGATPKMSPSPVYQNATASSTGPPVPPGHPSMLSSTPPVPPATSASMAGPPAPPPPPGPPPPGPPPPATGPPPTPPPLPAGGGSAPSGLAAALAGAKLRKVQRTEESSSKNDANRSSGGSGGGGEGLMQEMNAILARRRKASEKPEDSQNEESNGSPSSSHGQNSDPVKKPWERANSADKSSAASRAKPVGSTSDAESLDFDRMKQEILEEVVRELQKVKEEIIDAIRRELLRIGST, from the exons ggCCAGGAGCACACCGTCAGAATGGAGCGGTGACAGATGATGCCGAGGCTCAGAGGAG GCAAATGATGGACCAGCATCAGATGCAGATGGAAAGGGAACGACGAACATCTGGCTCTGCAG TCTCCACCCTTCAGTTTAAAGTATCAGCATCCGCCTCTCAGTCCGAAACCACTCTGCATGACCTCAGACAGTATCGGGCTAACACTCTTCCCCATTCCTATGCTCACCTTAACCCCACGCAACCTTCCTCCCACACCTCCTCTTCCTCCCAGGAACGAGAGAGTGGCTACCGCACTGTGGACTCCCCTCGAAGAAAGGCACAGCAGCTTTCCCAGCTTTCCACCTCTCTGGCTTCTGCTTTCTCCCCCGTGCAGCCAGGTATCACCCCTTCACCTCGCAATGCCAAGCAAATTCCTCTTTCCCCTCCAACGACCCACCAGGACCCCAAACATGCCACATGGTCCTCCACACACATGTACGCTCCATTACCCACAGCATCACCACCTGTTATAATGGCAGTGCCAGTCAAACAACCTGCTCTGCCTGTCGCCCTCCCCTTGCCGCCCCTAAACAACGGCCCAACCGGTGGCTCCAAAGCTCCCGCTAACACATCCCACTTGGAGCCTGTAACACACCACCTACAGTCGTCCAGTGGTCCAGCAGAGGAGTACTGCCTGTACCAAAACCCTCCTACGCTGGCCACCTCTGGAGCTCCGTCGCACCCACACTATCCCATACTAGAATCTTCCCCCCTGCCCCCTCTCATTGGCCAGCCTGTCCAAGTCCCTGCCCTCCACCAGCAGCAGCTATACCAGGCCACGCCCCCATTCAACACCACAGCCACCTCTCACACTACTCTGTGTGAGGGGGCAACGCCCAAGATGTCTCCCTCTCCTGTTTATCAGAACGCCACAGCATCCAGCA CAGGTCCTCCCGTTCCACCGGGTCATCCTTCCATGCTCTCATCCACCCCTCCCGTCCCCCCCGCTACCTCAGCATCCATGGCGGGTCCACCAGCCCCTCCACCCCCTCCTGGGCCTCCCCCACCCGGGCCGCCACCACCCGCCACCGGGCCCCCTCCTACCCCGCCTCCACTGCCGGCTGGTGGAGGTTCTGCTCCGTCAGGTCTGGCTGCAGCTCTAGCTGGTGCCAAGCTGCGAAAAGTTCAGCGG ACAGAGGAAAGCAGTAGCAAGAACGATGCCAATCGCTCCAGTGGAGGCAGTGGAGGAGGTGGAGAGGGTCTCATGCAGGAGATGAATGCCATTTTAGCACGGAG GAGGAAGGCCTCAGAGAAACCAGAAGACAGTCAAAAT GAGGAGTCTAATGGATCGCCTTCATCTTCTCATGGACAAAATTCAG ATCCTGTGAAGAAGCCATGGGAACGAGCAAACTCTGCAGACAAGTCTTCAGCTGCGTCAAG GGCAAAACCAGTCGGAAGCACCAGTGATGCTGAGTCATTGGACTTTGACAGAATGAAACAGG AGATCTTGGAGGAGGTTGTGCGGGAATTGCAGAAAGTAAAAGAAGAAATCATTGATG cTATTAGAAGGGAACTGCTGAGAATTGGCTCTACATAG